The genomic DNA AGTGCAACTAAAGGAAAATGGTACAAGATCATTCAACCAACCATTCCTTTAAAACCatggttttttaaaatgaaactggGAAAGGTCTCTACCTCTAATATTATCCGTATGAGAATTGGCCATGCCTGTATACCTACGCATCTTTTTAGACTTAAAATTGTGGATTCTGATTTGTGTGAGTGTGGTACTGGCACAGGTGACTTAAATCATCTGTTTTTCATTTGTCCGTTACATGACCGATCCTCTTTCATCGAATCCCTTATATCCTTACGAGTACCATTCCCAACTTCCATAGCCTGCCTCCTTAATATGCATTctattgatatttataatacccTATCTGTTTATATgagtaataataacataaaaatttaatctacctaatattttgttttctcctTAACTTTCCTGATCCTTTGCAACCTTTTTTTTTCCGTTCTCCATTTTTACTTTCCTATACGTTTCCCTAACTTTACCTTACCTCGTCGTGGCTGACGCACAAGCCGTGCATGccatcatagaaaaaaaaaaaaaaaaaaaaaaaaaaaaaaaacctaaaaagTCTGCTAAATAAAATCCAAGCAgaaaaagcgcgggaaacgtcaAGCTAGGCGGTTGTCTCAATTTTTGCTTTTgcgatttttataaattatctaGTAAATAGAGATCAGTTAAGTAGTGGAGTGTagtatatttatgtttatctttctatttatttaatagttagTGATTTTGGCAGTGCTCTGGTAAGTTTTTACCTTTTTCTCTGGTTACATGAACGACCCAGACGAACCTGGGGGCTCTGTCCCCCAGGTTTCGTACAATGTCACTATAGCTAATAATTATTCAGCATTAGATACTGAAAGTTCATGCACGGATGGCTCTGAACATTCTCAAAATAAATCCAAACGTTTAAAACGGGCCTCTGCACCTAAGTATTGTAAACACTGTAATAAAAAGAGGAGACGTCATCATAAAAGCTCTACAGTTCCTTCGCTTGATTCATGTGAATGTCACTCGGAATCTCATTCCGACACGCTAATTCAGCCAAAACAACAACCAAACAATTTCAATGATACTACTGCTAAAAACTCTGTGCCAGTGTCAAACTCACCAAACTCACTTGATGTTGAGTTTGAGAACAATAATTCGAATTCTCAGCGTGTACCAATTGGCAGGAATCTTTACCAGGCATCTGATGTTTCTCCATATGTCATACACATACAAAAAGAACAGACAACTTCCAATCAAAATACTTCAATTCACCCGGTTTCTCTtggtttgtttttgaaaaagcatggttttaaaaacataataaatggcAGTTTAAAACGTATAGGCAGAAATCGTGCAGCTATTTCCTTTTCTAATTATGAGGATGCCAATACATTCATAAGCAGCACTGTCTTGACTAATAATCACTACAAAGCGTTTATTCCAACATCCAATGTTACTCGCATGGGAGTAGTGAGGGGCATTCCAACCAGCTGGACTGATGAGGAAGTCATACAGAATATTACAGTCCCTATAGGTTGTGGCAACATTCTTAAAGTAAGGAGATTGAAAAGGAAAACTATTGGAAAAGACACAGTTGAATACATACCGTAAAATGCTGCAACTTTGCCTGGATTTTGACgttttttcttaatatcattgaacgtaataatttttatacattttaaaatgtttaagtACGAAAACAGACTTTATGTAATGCCAAATAAGCGCCAAATTTTCTTAAATCAAGTAAATTTTTCGTATTACAGGCGTACAAAATCGTAGGCAATGTTGAATCTCAAGGACACAACTTTGCCTAGAAGAATATCTCTGTAGGTTATTTATTAATCGTGTAGTTATTGTTTTCTGTTTATCACAAAAGACCGTTCTTGTTTCTAATAGTCAAATGCCAGTCATAAatgtaatagtttttttttagcaAGTGACAGGCAAAGTTGTAGCAGGTACTGCAGAATTCCCATACACAAAAGTAGTTGGATATAGGGTTGTGCCAAAAATACACATAAGATATACTTCAATATTCTTTAATgagaataaaaaacaaacagtacctcttataaataattattatttggcgacggtaggtaggtaggtatataaaataaaaataatcttctgTCTTAAAGCCGTGTGTAGGCACTTCAAATTAGTTTAGGAACAAATCTTTGGAATCCTAATTTTTAGTAATACTCATTGAAAAATTCTATAATACCGACTTTAAACTAATATCAATAGGAACTTAATTGCAGGTGTTACAAAAACGAACACTATGCTAATACTGAGTAGTTAACAGAATACAATCCTACATACGAGTATCTACTGGTATTACAGACTcgtaaatatattataataattaatatcacTGTATGTTATATTTCTCGAGACTTAAATTAAATATGAATTGTCCTCGTCGGGTGATTTGGGGGTCAGGTAATACTGTAATAATGTCATTTAAATCTTGTACAGCACATACATCATCAATGTTAGGGTAAGTGAAGACTGTTCCCTTATTACACTTCGAATTTTTAACTTTTCTCGCAAATTTTACAGTaggaattttattattaataaataaaatctttccgATAAAGTGCTTAACACTTTTTTTTGAAGCGAATTTGACTATTACccaactgtttttgtcaaaccCTAGAGGATCCTCTTCATGAAATTCAATGTTGCTCAGGCCAAAAGGGCATATAttttcttggtcttcttgttcTTGTAAATATGTTTGAATATAATTGTCAAAATCTTCACAATCTGAGTCATCTGCAGCTCGAAAAGATGTTTCTGACGTTGAGCTTGACTCGCTATCATATACGCGTTtcctttttcttttatttttggatGACTGCAGTTGAGAAATATTGGCTTGTCttcttttttttgtatttatctggGTATCTTTATCTCGCAATGGCATATTATTTTCAGGAGAAGCTTCTTTGATAACTTTATTAGACGTAATTATTATATTCGAAGGTTTCGACGTAATTATTATCTTCGAAGGTTTTTTCTTAATTGAGGACTTTTTTTGTAGTTCTAGATCATTTTTTGGTATGCTATCTGTATTTAATTGTAGGCATTCTGGTGTATCATCACAAAATAGAAAGTTCATTTCGGAACCTTTTGGTAAATCTTTTAGGCAATGCACGATTTTGAAGGAATCTGACGCTAACGGTTGCAAATAAATGTTAATAGCATTAGTACAAAGCCTACTGAGACTGTTAGGATTTTTGATCATCAATGGCAAACCAGAAGATTGGGAGCATTTATCTATTTTATTGTCACTGATTGGTTGTGAAATTgtttttttgtgcatttttccGGTctgcttgttttttttattctttacaGATATTATTTTCGATGGTCCTGGTAAACTTGTGtcttttttctctttttgtTTTGGATTTTTCTTTATAAGCTTGGCTTTAGCTAGCTCTTCTGCCTCCTCAGTAGATATAGACTTGCCTGGTGTTACTGTTAGTCTGCTGTTTTGACCTGTTTTTATTGGTTGCGATCGTCTATTTCTCTGTAAATACTCTAGAAGGCTTGCATCAAATTGACGAATGTCTTCTTCTTGCACCGTTGGTAACCTTTTTGTCACTCTTGATGGATTGAAAGGGTATATTCCACATCCTTCAAATCCTTTGCGTAAATTTGTCTCTTTTGTCATATCTATTTTGGTCATGAGTTCGTCTAATAATTGTGGAAAATGGCATTTGTTAATAGTATTTGCGCTGCCGTATGTAGCTTTGTAATTAGTTAAAATTTCACGCCAGTGACGTTTCATGGGTCCAAAAAATGCGACATCTAACGGTTGAGTAAGATGTGTTGCATTCGTTGGAAGAAAAACAAATCTGAtgttttgactttgacatatttgtATTGTCTCGACGCTTAGGTGTGATGCCAAGTTATCGCCGATGATAAGTTTTGGTCCATCTAGAGAGTTTGCCCATGGCAAAACTATATATTTGAACCAGTCGTCAAAGCAGACCATGTCAAACCATCCTGATTTAGTTCTGTTATATCGACAATTTTTTGGACCATTTTCGGACCATCTAGTCCATAAATGGTCAGCCTTGTATACAACGTAGGGCGGTAGGCATTGACCGTCTGCACTTCCGCTGAACATTACGGATACTGAGCTTTTGCTCGCGTTAAGAACCCTTTCTGGGTGTTTAGTGCCTCttttaaatatacattttcGTGATCCTGGATCGTCGGTCAAATTTGTCTCGTCGAAATTAAGTATGTTTGTAGGAGGGATATCTTTTAGCGACTCCTCCAGATTTTCAAAATATTGGTTTAATTCGTCTACCGTTTTTGCGGCACgatttctttttatattttgtgcAGCTCTATTTGAAAAATGGTGACGATCTAAAAATGCCCGTGCCCACCGTTCACCGGGCATTTTGCCCTTAAAAAGGTGAAGTTTGCCGTTTTTTGTTAGGTAGTTATGTACTACAATGCGCAAGTCTAGCATGGTCAACGGACTTCCAAATTGTGCAGAAAGATTCACAACGTCGGCGATGTGGGCTTCTTCATCTATGGACAATTCGGTCGGTCGACCAAAATCTTTCGAGTGTAATTTCTTACTGCGATTTACTATGGTCCGTCGTGGTATACCAAATTGCTTTTCCGCTTCATACGACGAAATAACTTTATCACGCACTAGGTCTGCAGCAACTTCTAATGTTTCCTGAGAATAATCAGAATATTTACGAGCTCCTGgttttcttctttttctatgtttgtCGTTCCCCATTTTCGTATGAgtaactgaaataaaattaaggtttattattattattacttatgcCCGGTTCCTATATTCAACGAACCGTTATCGGTAACGGTAGATTCATACAAAAAAGACAGTAGCCGTCACAACGGACGACATTAATAGAAttacttttgttttaattagttcatCTTTGGATTGGGTCTAGGtataagaatttatttatatcattaaaCCATGTagatattaatgaaaaacaaactatatttgcataagcaaaaaaaaagttGCTTATTTTAGGTAAGTAGCCTAACCAACTAGATTTGCCCGGGACTTCGTTCTATTCGTAATTTTGTAATTACGATTActaataaatatacaaaaaaaacaagcaaacaaacaacCAAACTTTTACATGGTTAATCTTATAGCGAAATAATcacatttgcttattattatttattacaggaTAATTTAAGTAATCAATTCTGATTATAATATTTGACAACCCTAGACCCAGGCAAAGATGTGTCACTTGAGTTTTCAAAACACTGCCCAACATTGCCTAGTGAGAACATTTGATAAAACCATGAGATTTTATCGAAATATAAAACCATACAGCAAAAAGAACATATTTTCTTACCCTGAGACGTTATCACAGCACGAAAACACTATTTTTTGATGTCAAAACCGCAAAAGTTTTGAGACACCGTAAAATTTCTCGCGAACACACTCTCAATTTCTGCGCTACTGACAGATAAATCCATATAGTTACCAtagatgaaaaaataaaaatgtgttgCCATACTAATGTAAATTTACTACCAAATggtagaaagaaataaaaaattaagcagACTGAGATATAAAGATTGGAAAAAATTAGGCAAATTTGCGCTTACTTGGCAAAGTTGCAGCATTTTACGGTACCTATAGAGACTGTAGTTCTTACATTTGATGGACAAGTACTTCCAAAGAGAGTATTTATGTGTTACAATTCTCTGCCCGTGGACTTATACATTTTCCCCACTATACAATGTTACAAATGCTGTAAATATGGTCACATTAAATCACAGTGTAGATCTCTTCCCAAATGTTTTAAATGTGGTCATGACCACTCGGGTGACAGCTGTTCAGTTGATGAAGAGTTTGTCAAATGTTGTCTGTGTACTGGGTCTCACTTTGCGACCAGTAAAAAATGTCCTGAGTTTTCCCGCCAAAAACAAATCAAAGAGACAATGGCTAAGAATTGTATTTCTTATTCTGAGGCTTTAAAATTACACCCTCCTCTTGGTAAGTCTTATGCTGATGTTTTGACAACAGTAGCCCCAGTGAACACAAATAGACCAGTTTTGAAAAATTCATCTGATAGTTTACCCAGCAGGagttcatataaaaaaacagtatttctTAAGCCTAGATCCCCACCAGTAATTAGTCCTGGATATGATAAGGCCTCTCATGATGCTCTCACTAAAGACTTCAACATAAACTTtccttcatctggcactgcttATAAAGATTCAAGTAAAGACTCTTTACTGTCTGATATTATGTCTGTTAAAGAACTTATTATTACActtattaattcattgtctcaTTATAATTCAAACTTCACACCGCCCAACGCTGCCTCATCCCAAAACCctgtaagtaataaaaataattattcatttgatagtaattttataaataataatgaattcggTGGTAATTCAATGGAATTGCCGCAGTATTTACAGTAAGAAATCTGATTTGttccatttgataaataaatatgacccGTTAGCCATTTCTCTCCAAGAGACTTGGCTTAAATCTAGTAGTTGTTTTAAGGTGGCAGGCTATGCCTGCATTAGAGAGGACCGTCTAGACGGCTATGGCGGTGTTGCACTGCTGGTCAAGCATTCTTGGTCTTTTAAACACATTCCTATTCCTGTTCATAACGATGATTATTCCATTATAGCAGTTTCTATAAATGgtatttgttttgtttccaTTTATATTCCACATCCATCCTCTATTATATATGATGAAattttacttaatattttaccGTCCCTTCCAAAGCCAATTTTAATAATGGGAGATTTTAACGCCCAGCATGCTTCTTGGGGTAGTTCTTCCTCTAATTATTATGGTTCAAGAATCTTAGATTTTTTAGATGTGAATAATTTATGCTTACTGAACTCCGGGGAACCTACACGTCGCACTGCTAGTTCTGAAGGATTCAGCGCTCCTGATCTATCTATATGTTCTCCTTCCTTAGCGTCATCTTTAACCTGGCACGCTCTTAGCTCTTCATATGGCAGTGATCATTatcctttatttattactttaccatTTTCTGACAAATCAATCCCAATGCGTCCCCCTCGATTGAAGTACCAATTGATTAATGCTGATTGGAAACGTTTTAAAGAAAAAGTAGAGGAAAGATTAGAGTCACTTCCTTCCTTACAGTTAGACAATCATAGCAATTGTGCTGATACTTTCACTCAAGTTTTAATTGATGTGGCGGACAATATTTTTCCTATTAAAAAGAATCGTAGTAGATATATTCCTCCTCCCCCATGGTGGGATGAAGAATGCGCTGAagctattaaaaaaagaaaattagccGAACGTGCTTACAGAGCATTTTCCTCTTCAGAAAACCTAGAAACTTTGTCTGAACTTATAAACAGCACCCGTaagttatttaaacaaaaaaaatgggaAGGATGGAAATCATTCTGCACTTCGATATCACCAGACATTTCCCCATCTGAGGTATGGAAAAATATTCGGAGATTTAGATCTTGTTTCCGAGAGAGCACTCCCTCGTTCATAGATAAATCAATTGCTGATTGCTTTCTAGATAAATTAGCGCCACCTTCTGTGCCTCCTATAGATATAGTACATCATGAATTAATCTATCCTATTTGCACTGAAAACCTTACAGATTTAAATGCTCCATTTACTTTTTCTGAATTAAAAGGCATTTTGTCGTATGTGAAAGATTCAGCTCCTGGTATTGACGGTATTCCTTattcttttttcattaatttaagtGATTCTTGTCTTTCGTATTTTCTTTCAATAATTAATTCCATTATGATTAACGGTAACATGCCTCCGTCATGGAAATCTCAAGAGGTAATACCAATCCTCAAACCGAACTCTCCTGTAGGTAACTCCACTTCGTATCGGCCTATTGCTTTATCGTCTGTTCTTCTCAAAATTGCAGagcatttagttaaaaatagatTAGAATGGTATTTAGAAAACAAAGGTATATTAGCTACCAGTCAATTTGGTTTTAGAAAAGGGAAGAGTACTATGGATAGTTTAGGAATTTTTACTACAGATATTCGCTTAGCCTTTACTAATAACCAATGCCTCCTTGCTGCCTTTCTTGATATCACAGCCGCCTACGATGGTGTTAATTTATctatacttaaaaataaactggTAAAGCTACAAGTACCGATTACCCTAATCAATTTCATTATTAGTATGTTATCAGAAAGATCTATTAACGTTACTACTCAAGATTCAACAGTTTTGACCCGAGTTCTTTGGAGGGGATTACCTCAGGGGTCTGTTTTAAGCCCATTGTTGTATAACGTATATACGTACGACCTTGAATCTGTTTttagtaacaaaattaatattctaCAGTACGCTGATGACCTTCTTTTGTATGTTTCTGGTTATTCAGTAAGCGAATTATGTCATTGCTTAACTTCAGCTTTAGGTTCCCTTAAAAACTGGTTAGATAATAACTGTCTTTCATTATCGGTCCCCAAAAGTTCTGTGGTACTTTTTAGTAGAATGCGGATGCCACCTCCTATTTTTGtttactatgataatatcactATCCAGGCTTGTAAGGAGGCAAAATTTTTAGGTATAATATTAGATGACAAACTATCAGGGGttcctcattgttattatgTCACGGCCAAATGTGAGcgtctattaaatattttgcgcTGCCTCTCAGGGgtctggtggggtgctcacccTTCCTCCCTAAAACTTCTCTATAACGCTATAATACGTAGTGTTCTTGATTATGGAGCTTACTTCTTGGAACCTTGCAATCTAGTCGGTCTAAAAAAAATGGACAGCATCCAATCAAAGGCTCTTCGTATTATTTCTGGTACAATGAAATCTAGCCCCATTAATTCTTTACAGATTGAATGCACTGATCCTCCTCTTAGATTGCGCCGTCAATTCTTATCTgacaaatttttatttagagttttacaatattcaaatcatcctctatttttaaaattacaacttttatctgattctaTTGGGACATCTCCTTACTGGGCTCATAAAAACCTTCCCTGTCTAGTTTTAAGTTACCGTAAATTTATATCTTTTCAAGCTCCGACTTACAGAACTCCAAAATTTCCCATATTTTCTGCTAGTTTTGAGTCTTTAATTTTTTCTCCTGAAATAATATATGATTTAGATATCCCAAAAAATTCACTTGacgctaaatataaatttaacttaATTATTGAAGATAATTGGGCTGATTGGCATCATATTTATAGCGATGCATCTAAACACTCCAACGATGGTG from Ostrinia nubilalis chromosome 8, ilOstNubi1.1, whole genome shotgun sequence includes the following:
- the LOC135074144 gene encoding uncharacterized protein LOC135074144, which gives rise to MGNDKHRKRRKPGARKYSDYSQETLEVAADLVRDKVISSYEAEKQFGIPRRTIVNRSKKLHSKDFGRPTELSIDEEAHIADVVNLSAQFGSPLTMLDLRIVVHNYLTKNGKLHLFKGKMPGERWARAFLDRHHFSNRAAQNIKRNRAAKTVDELNQYFENLEESLKDIPPTNILNFDETNLTDDPGSRKCIFKRGTKHPERVLNASKSSVSVMFSGSADGQCLPPYVVYKADHLWTRWSENGPKNCRYNRTKSGWFDMVCFDDWFKYIVLPWANSLDGPKLIIGDNLASHLSVETIQICQSQNIRFVFLPTNATHLTQPLDVAFFGPMKRHWREILTNYKATYGSANTINKCHFPQLLDELMTKIDMTKETNLRKGFEGCGIYPFNPSRVTKRLPTVQEEDIRQFDASLLEYLQRNRRSQPIKTGQNSRLTVTPGKSISTEEAEELAKAKLIKKNPKQKEKKDTSLPGPSKIISVKNKKNKQTGKMHKKTISQPISDNKIDKCSQSSGLPLMIKNPNSLSRLCTNAINIYLQPLASDSFKIVHCLKDLPKGSEMNFLFCDDTPECLQLNTDSIPKNDLELQKKSSIKKKPSKIIITSKPSNIIITSNKVIKEASPENNMPLRDKDTQINTKKRRQANISQLQSSKNKRKRKRVYDSESSSTSETSFRAADDSDCEDFDNYIQTYLQEQEDQENICPFGLSNIEFHEEDPLGFDKNSWVIVKFASKKSVKHFIGKILFINNKIPTVKFARKVKNSKCNKGTVFTYPNIDDVCAVQDLNDIITVLPDPQITRRGQFIFNLSLEKYNIQ